In a genomic window of Bacteroidales bacterium:
- a CDS encoding ATPase, with the protein METPFVFGKIASDKNFSNRKEEIEHLIQNFRSGINTILISPRRWGKSSLVLQAAKQLEQNFPEIIVVYVDLFNIRTEEEFYLNLAEKTIRASSSKLQEVVNNAKKFFKQLIPKISFSPDNWQEFSFRFDWQELKEHVDEILNLPEKIAEAKKIRIVICLDEFQNIGYFENPLAFQKVLRSHWQLHQSVSYCIFGSKRHMLMEVFTSPSMPFYKFGDVIFLEKIRKEHWEKFIVSRFEATGKQISSFQAGRIAQLVDYHPYYVQQLAQGCWFRTDKTATDEIIDFALETIIYQLSLLFQNLTESLPTTQVNYLRLLIDNVQKPSSKETIMHYNLGTSANAIRIRNSLIDKEIIDIAEGNVKFLDPLYKIWLSRYYFGVTTLA; encoded by the coding sequence ATGGAAACACCATTTGTTTTCGGTAAAATTGCTTCGGATAAAAACTTCTCAAACCGCAAAGAGGAAATTGAACATTTGATTCAGAATTTCAGATCCGGTATCAATACAATACTTATATCTCCCAGGAGGTGGGGAAAAAGTTCATTGGTTCTTCAGGCTGCCAAACAGCTTGAACAAAATTTTCCGGAAATTATAGTCGTCTATGTTGATCTCTTTAATATCAGGACAGAGGAGGAGTTTTATCTTAATCTGGCAGAGAAAACCATTCGTGCCTCCTCTTCAAAATTGCAGGAAGTAGTGAATAATGCAAAAAAATTCTTTAAACAACTGATCCCGAAGATCAGTTTCTCACCTGACAACTGGCAGGAGTTTTCTTTCAGGTTTGACTGGCAGGAGCTGAAAGAGCACGTTGATGAGATTTTAAATCTACCTGAAAAAATTGCTGAAGCAAAGAAAATTAGAATAGTGATTTGCCTGGATGAATTCCAGAATATTGGCTATTTCGAGAATCCTTTAGCTTTTCAGAAAGTGTTAAGATCTCACTGGCAACTTCATCAAAGTGTGTCGTATTGTATTTTTGGCAGCAAACGACATATGTTGATGGAGGTATTTACTTCACCTTCAATGCCTTTTTATAAGTTCGGTGATGTCATTTTTCTTGAGAAAATACGGAAAGAACACTGGGAGAAATTTATTGTTTCACGCTTTGAAGCAACAGGAAAACAAATCAGCAGTTTTCAAGCGGGTAGGATTGCACAACTCGTTGATTACCATCCTTACTATGTCCAGCAATTAGCACAGGGTTGCTGGTTCAGGACCGATAAGACTGCGACCGATGAAATTATTGATTTCGCCCTGGAAACGATCATTTATCAGCTCAGCCTGCTCTTTCAGAATCTTACCGAAAGTTTGCCCACAACACAGGTGAATTACCTCCGGTTACTCATAGATAATGTGCAAAAGCCAAGTTCAAAAGAAACCATCATGCACTACAACCTTGGCACGTCTGCAAATGCCATTCGTATCCGAAATTCATTGATAGATAAAGAGATCATTGATATAGCTGAAGGGAATGTCAAATTCCTTGATCCTTTGTATAAGATTTGGTTAAGCAGGTATTATTTTGGAGTAACTACATTGGCTTAA
- a CDS encoding DUF2283 domain-containing protein has translation MKVKYDKQVDILYITLSQEEVKESDEYKSGIIIDYSNDGSIVGIEILNASKHMPNPSKVEYEVA, from the coding sequence ATGAAGGTAAAATATGATAAACAGGTCGATATTTTATACATCACCTTGAGTCAGGAAGAGGTCAAGGAGAGCGATGAGTATAAATCCGGGATCATTATTGATTATTCAAATGATGGTTCAATTGTAGGCATTGAAATACTAAATGCTTCAAAGCATATGCCTAATCCCTCCAAGGTTGAATACGAAGTTGCCTGA
- a CDS encoding histidine kinase, with the protein MYRVLFIFMLSLLNFFAISQIPGITRQQTVDSLFALLPDAEETNRVDVLNQLSLNLAPRSFDSSFQYASEALRLSEELDYPKGKGIATFNLGNSYYFKADIKNALTNYLTALRILEPFEPAGEIGDLLFQIGSIHQYVRNTEKMFDYYNRAARNYCTVGDTSAAMYVYLTIGGSYYYKLETLEQIDSLTSEEVNMMMDSAIKYNDIVLDYFLIPHHYYKLVPVEVWLANIYAYHGCYYSYKSDSLALDYFLKALENARAIVDTNIRNVSEGLMCSNLGYEYYFDLKDTVKGFTYARAAAALLKKTGPYRRYDLYALSLINLGVMEMDKGRILSSDQYLCQALNASDTFLLKIEQTLERDPTFRLWGVTQLRWMRVMIFSDLVRLHELTGDFRNALLYQKKLEEEKSIQLRDEITRQIIGLEADYEDELKRQEIAGLARDNELRRLKLNQTRVLFASIGGILIITLLFILLWIQRKRFRSERKALVLEQKLLRAQMNPHFIFNSLYSIQNFIVTEKPDKASIYLSKFAKLVRNILDNSTEEYVPLEKEISTIENYLELQKVRYAGKFDYRIDIADEIDAETMMIPPMLAQPFIENAIEHGIKHRETPGHINIRFSLKDHILVFEVEDDGVGRQKAREIEVVQDPGHRSMATSLTRERLANLNRKLNKKIILEIIDLQNALGEATGTRVVFGVPVR; encoded by the coding sequence ATGTATCGCGTCCTGTTCATTTTTATGCTGAGCTTGCTGAACTTTTTCGCCATCAGCCAGATCCCGGGCATAACCCGACAGCAGACGGTCGACAGCCTGTTTGCCCTGCTTCCGGATGCTGAAGAAACCAATCGGGTGGATGTCCTGAACCAGCTTTCCCTTAATCTTGCCCCGCGCAGTTTTGATTCGAGCTTTCAATATGCCTCCGAGGCCCTTCGTCTGTCGGAAGAACTGGACTATCCCAAGGGAAAAGGAATTGCCACCTTCAACCTCGGAAACAGCTATTATTTCAAGGCAGATATCAAAAATGCACTGACGAATTATCTTACCGCCTTACGGATACTTGAACCCTTCGAACCCGCCGGAGAGATTGGTGATCTTCTCTTCCAGATAGGTTCGATACATCAATATGTGCGCAATACCGAAAAGATGTTTGACTACTATAATCGCGCCGCCAGGAATTATTGCACTGTTGGTGATACTTCAGCAGCCATGTATGTCTATCTGACAATCGGCGGTTCTTATTACTATAAGCTCGAGACTCTGGAACAAATTGACTCGCTTACTTCCGAAGAGGTAAATATGATGATGGACAGTGCGATCAAATATAATGATATTGTTCTCGATTATTTTTTAATTCCTCACCATTATTATAAATTGGTGCCTGTCGAAGTCTGGTTAGCCAATATTTATGCTTATCATGGATGTTATTATTCGTATAAAAGTGACTCCCTGGCGCTGGATTATTTTCTTAAAGCGCTTGAAAATGCGAGGGCCATTGTGGATACCAATATAAGGAATGTATCTGAAGGATTAATGTGCTCGAACCTGGGTTATGAATATTATTTCGACTTGAAAGATACCGTCAAGGGCTTTACATATGCCAGGGCAGCCGCAGCACTGTTAAAAAAAACAGGACCCTACCGCCGCTACGACCTATATGCTCTTTCTTTAATAAACCTCGGCGTAATGGAAATGGACAAGGGCCGTATCCTTAGTTCTGATCAGTATTTGTGCCAGGCGCTTAACGCCAGCGATACTTTCCTTCTTAAAATTGAACAAACACTAGAAAGAGATCCCACTTTCAGGCTCTGGGGAGTTACACAATTACGCTGGATGCGGGTAATGATATTCAGCGATCTTGTCCGACTGCATGAGTTGACAGGTGATTTTAGAAACGCACTGTTGTATCAGAAAAAACTTGAAGAAGAAAAGAGTATACAGTTGCGGGATGAAATAACCAGGCAGATTATCGGGCTGGAAGCGGATTATGAAGATGAATTAAAAAGACAGGAGATCGCCGGATTGGCCAGGGACAATGAACTGAGGCGTTTAAAGCTTAACCAGACCAGGGTTCTGTTTGCCAGTATCGGCGGGATCCTTATTATCACTTTATTGTTTATCCTGCTTTGGATTCAGCGAAAAAGGTTCCGGTCGGAACGGAAAGCCCTTGTCCTGGAACAAAAGCTGCTCCGTGCCCAGATGAACCCGCATTTCATCTTTAATTCGCTATACAGCATCCAGAACTTTATCGTCACCGAAAAACCCGATAAAGCCAGCATTTACCTTTCGAAATTCGCAAAGCTCGTCAGGAATATCCTGGATAATTCTACGGAAGAATATGTTCCGCTTGAGAAGGAGATAAGCACCATCGAAAACTACCTCGAACTGCAGAAAGTACGGTATGCAGGCAAGTTTGATTACAGGATCGACATTGCAGATGAGATCGATGCCGAGACTATGATGATCCCGCCCATGTTGGCCCAGCCTTTCATCGAGAATGCCATCGAGCACGGCATCAAGCACAGGGAAACTCCGGGGCATATCAACATCCGTTTCAGCCTGAAAGATCACATCCTCGTTTTTGAAGTGGAAGACGATGGAGTAGGAAGGCAGAAAGCCCGTGAGATCGAGGTCGTGCAGGATCCCGGCCACCGCAGCATGGCTACTTCTCTTACCCGCGAACGGCTGGCCAACCTCAACCGGAAGCTCAATAAAAAGATCATCCTCGAAATCATCGATCTGCAAAATGCCCTGGGCGAAGCTACTGGGACGAGGGTAGTGTTTGGGGTGCCGGTGAGGTAG
- a CDS encoding DUF4258 domain-containing protein, whose amino-acid sequence MAFIFSKHALDQMSERGLSEEIVLGVITNPGEIIHFENMKIYQSVRYNDEGEPYLIRAFVNFEKEPGLVVTAYKTSKIKKYYEGKI is encoded by the coding sequence ATGGCATTTATTTTCTCAAAACATGCTTTGGATCAAATGAGCGAGAGGGGATTAAGTGAAGAAATAGTTTTGGGAGTGATTACAAATCCTGGCGAAATTATTCATTTTGAAAACATGAAGATTTATCAGTCTGTAAGATATAATGATGAAGGAGAACCTTACCTCATTCGTGCTTTTGTAAATTTCGAAAAAGAACCAGGGCTGGTGGTAACAGCTTATAAAACATCTAAAATTAAAAAGTATTATGAAGGTAAAATATGA